From a single Pseudalkalibacillus hwajinpoensis genomic region:
- a CDS encoding MetQ/NlpA family ABC transporter substrate-binding protein yields MKKILTILSVLALAVLAACGSNNGGNSEGGSGEEGDSKKIVVGASNVPHAEILEEAKPMLEEKGVELEIKTFQDYILPNKTLANGELDANYFQTIPYMELQMEENENYDFVNAGGIHIEPIGVYSQDYSSLEDLPDGAQIIMSNSVSDHGRMLSLLEAQGLIKLKEGVKPSDATVEDIAENPKNIEFKTDVEASLLPQIYQQGEGDAVMINTNYAIDAGLNPQEDAIALEDADSPYVNVITVNKGDEDNEAIQALVEVLHSEEIQTFIEEEYDGAVVPVDE; encoded by the coding sequence ATGAAAAAAATATTAACGATTTTGTCTGTTCTTGCACTAGCTGTTCTTGCAGCATGTGGTTCGAACAATGGTGGAAACAGTGAAGGTGGTTCAGGTGAAGAAGGCGATTCTAAGAAAATTGTTGTAGGTGCATCTAATGTTCCTCACGCAGAAATTCTTGAAGAAGCGAAGCCTATGCTTGAAGAAAAAGGTGTGGAGCTTGAAATCAAAACATTCCAAGATTATATTCTCCCTAATAAGACGCTTGCGAATGGTGAATTAGATGCAAACTATTTCCAAACAATTCCTTATATGGAATTACAGATGGAAGAAAACGAAAATTATGACTTCGTAAATGCTGGTGGAATTCACATCGAACCAATTGGCGTTTATTCTCAAGACTACAGTAGCCTAGAAGATCTTCCAGATGGCGCCCAAATCATTATGAGTAACTCTGTTTCTGACCACGGTCGTATGCTTTCGTTATTAGAAGCACAGGGATTAATCAAATTAAAAGAGGGTGTAAAACCATCTGATGCTACAGTTGAAGATATTGCAGAAAACCCTAAAAATATCGAATTTAAAACTGATGTAGAAGCTTCCCTGCTTCCACAGATTTATCAACAGGGTGAAGGTGATGCAGTTATGATTAATACAAACTATGCGATTGATGCAGGACTAAATCCTCAAGAAGATGCAATTGCTCTTGAAGATGCAGATTCACCATATGTGAACGTGATAACGGTAAATAAAGGTGATGAAGACAACGAAGCGATTCAAGCGCTAGTTGAAGTTCTACATTCTGAAGAAATTCAAACGTTTATTGAAGAAGAATATGATGGTGCGGTTGTGCCAGTAGACGAGTAA
- the leuC gene encoding 3-isopropylmalate dehydratase large subunit, with protein sequence MEPKTIIEKIWDKHVVHREEGSPDLLYIDLHLVHEVTSPQAFEGLRMNNRRVRRPDLTFATMDHNVPTIARHIINDPVSKVQMEKLEENCNEFGVEIADINHPDQGIVHVIGPELGLTQPGKTIVCGDSHTSTHGAFGALAFGIGTSEVEHVLSTQTLWQSRPKTIELRVKGRLGAGVTAKDLILAVIAKFGVNAGTGAVLEYTGEAIRNMTMEERMTVCNMSIEAGAKAGLISPDETTFNYLKGKRHVPSGEAFDEAVSEWKKLATDPDAKYDEVLEIFADEIEPQVTWGTNPSMGSSVYARVPFPEDYKDPGDQKAIKQALAYMDLKPGTPIQNIDIQYVFIGSCTNSRLSDLRAAAEIVRGRKVHHSVTALVVPGSKSVKDAAEAEGLDDVFKEAGFEWREAGCSMCLAMNDDIVPPGERCASTSNRNFEGRQGNGARTHLVSPAMAAAAAIEGRFTDARKVKPLVV encoded by the coding sequence GTGGAGCCGAAAACAATTATCGAAAAGATCTGGGATAAGCACGTTGTGCATAGAGAAGAAGGTAGTCCAGACCTTCTATATATTGACTTGCATTTAGTCCATGAAGTTACTTCTCCGCAGGCTTTTGAAGGTCTGCGGATGAATAACCGACGAGTGAGAAGACCCGATTTAACATTCGCAACGATGGACCATAACGTTCCAACAATTGCCCGTCATATTATTAATGACCCGGTATCGAAGGTGCAAATGGAAAAGCTTGAAGAAAATTGTAACGAATTTGGAGTTGAAATTGCCGATATTAACCATCCTGATCAGGGAATTGTCCACGTTATTGGACCTGAGCTTGGCTTAACCCAGCCAGGTAAAACCATCGTTTGTGGTGATAGCCATACGTCCACACACGGTGCCTTCGGTGCCCTTGCTTTTGGGATCGGAACGAGTGAAGTCGAGCATGTCCTATCAACACAAACACTCTGGCAATCCAGGCCCAAAACCATTGAATTACGAGTGAAAGGAAGATTGGGAGCTGGTGTAACCGCCAAAGACTTGATTCTTGCTGTGATCGCGAAGTTTGGCGTGAATGCAGGAACAGGGGCGGTGCTTGAATATACGGGCGAAGCGATTCGAAACATGACGATGGAAGAACGAATGACGGTTTGCAATATGTCCATTGAAGCAGGAGCTAAAGCGGGATTAATTAGTCCGGATGAAACAACGTTTAACTATTTAAAGGGAAAACGTCATGTGCCATCTGGAGAAGCATTTGATGAAGCTGTTTCAGAATGGAAAAAGCTCGCAACGGATCCGGATGCAAAATACGATGAAGTTCTGGAAATTTTTGCAGATGAAATTGAGCCTCAGGTCACATGGGGAACAAATCCTTCGATGGGATCTTCTGTTTATGCAAGAGTTCCATTTCCAGAAGACTATAAGGACCCAGGTGATCAAAAAGCCATTAAGCAGGCTTTAGCTTATATGGACCTTAAGCCTGGTACCCCGATACAAAATATTGATATTCAATATGTCTTTATCGGTTCATGTACTAATTCTCGTCTAAGTGATTTAAGAGCTGCTGCTGAAATTGTACGAGGCCGTAAAGTGCACCATAGCGTGACAGCCCTTGTTGTACCTGGATCAAAATCCGTTAAAGATGCTGCCGAAGCAGAAGGTCTGGATGATGTCTTTAAAGAAGCAGGCTTTGAATGGCGTGAAGCCGGTTGTAGCATGTGCCTGGCTATGAATGATGATATCGTTCCACCTGGTGAACGCTGTGCCTCAACATCCAATCGGAACTTTGAAGGTCGTCAGGGAAATGGCGCTAGAACGCATCTAGTTAGTCCAGCTATGGCTGCAGCGGCTGCAATCGAAGGTAGATTTACAGATGCTAGAAAAGTAAAACCTCTTGTCGTTTGA
- a CDS encoding methionine ABC transporter permease — translation MAESLFPNVYWENMWEATLQTVYMTAISVIATFILGILLGLLLFLTARGNIWENKYINSVIAGIVNLFRSIPFIILIILLIPLSVYIIGTMLGANAALPALIAGAAPFYARMVEIALREVDKGVIEASQSMGASNGEIVFKVLLPEAMPALISGITVTAIALVSYTAMAGVVGAGGLGNLAYLDGFQRNNPDVTLVATVLILVIVAILQIGGDLTTRAIDKR, via the coding sequence ATGGCTGAATCTTTATTTCCGAACGTTTATTGGGAGAATATGTGGGAGGCAACCCTTCAAACAGTCTACATGACGGCAATCTCTGTAATTGCTACATTTATTCTGGGTATTTTACTCGGTCTACTATTATTTTTAACGGCACGAGGTAACATCTGGGAAAATAAGTACATCAATAGCGTAATAGCTGGAATTGTTAACCTGTTTCGATCGATTCCCTTTATTATTCTAATCATCTTGCTCATTCCTCTATCGGTATATATTATTGGTACGATGCTTGGTGCAAATGCTGCTTTACCAGCCCTGATTGCTGGTGCGGCTCCGTTCTACGCAAGAATGGTTGAAATTGCGTTAAGAGAGGTAGACAAAGGTGTTATTGAAGCCTCTCAATCCATGGGGGCCTCAAATGGGGAGATTGTTTTTAAGGTGCTCCTTCCAGAAGCCATGCCAGCCCTCATTTCAGGTATAACGGTTACGGCAATTGCACTTGTAAGCTACACAGCAATGGCTGGTGTCGTTGGAGCAGGTGGTCTTGGTAATCTTGCTTACCTTGACGGGTTTCAGCGGAACAATCCAGATGTGACGTTAGTTGCTACTGTCCTCATATTAGTTATTGTTGCAATTCTCCAGATAGGTGGAGATCTTACAACACGAGCAATAGATAAAAGGTAA
- the ilvA gene encoding threonine ammonia-lyase, translated as MNDLGNYQEKYGVDVVSAMENLLQAVHRTPLQQSKTLNDRTNKDVFLKMENLQRTGSFKLRGAYNKVSRLTDLEAARGIVAASAGNHAQGVALAANERGIKSKIFMPAQTPISKIEATRSYGAEIVLEGDSYNEAFAGAQCEQKERGATFVHAFDDPDVMAGQGTVALEMMQQCPDLDVILVPVGGGGLLAGMALAMKSYFPHVKIIGVQAAEASATWNRYKGAGPKVLQSVKSIADGISVKEPGKLTYPIIDHLVDDMLTVSEEEIATAILFMLERHKTLVEGAGAASLAAVLFKSGRINGEKIGSVISGGNADIDKLPSYKLLAQRAKTIRKIS; from the coding sequence GTGAATGATCTTGGGAATTATCAGGAGAAATATGGCGTTGACGTTGTAAGTGCAATGGAGAATCTGCTCCAGGCGGTCCATCGAACACCGCTTCAGCAGTCTAAAACATTAAATGATCGAACAAATAAAGATGTGTTCTTGAAAATGGAGAACCTGCAGCGCACGGGATCCTTTAAGCTCCGAGGTGCTTACAACAAAGTATCAAGACTCACGGACCTTGAAGCTGCTCGTGGCATTGTTGCAGCTTCTGCTGGAAATCATGCACAGGGAGTAGCCCTCGCTGCAAATGAACGAGGGATCAAATCTAAAATATTTATGCCTGCACAAACACCTATCAGTAAAATCGAGGCTACCCGCTCTTATGGTGCAGAAATTGTTCTCGAAGGGGATTCTTACAACGAAGCCTTTGCAGGGGCACAGTGCGAGCAGAAAGAGCGTGGAGCCACCTTCGTCCATGCGTTTGACGATCCTGACGTTATGGCAGGTCAGGGAACAGTAGCGCTTGAAATGATGCAGCAATGCCCCGATCTGGACGTGATTCTTGTCCCGGTAGGAGGCGGTGGCCTACTAGCTGGTATGGCACTCGCAATGAAATCATATTTCCCCCACGTTAAGATCATCGGAGTTCAGGCAGCTGAAGCATCTGCTACATGGAATCGTTATAAAGGTGCCGGGCCGAAAGTGCTACAATCGGTAAAGTCGATTGCAGACGGCATTTCTGTTAAAGAACCCGGGAAACTAACGTATCCGATTATTGATCATCTCGTTGATGATATGTTAACTGTGTCAGAAGAGGAAATTGCAACCGCCATTCTATTTATGCTCGAGAGACATAAAACCCTTGTAGAAGGTGCTGGTGCTGCTTCACTTGCTGCTGTTCTTTTCAAATCAGGAAGAATTAATGGCGAGAAGATTGGATCAGTTATTAGTGGCGGTAACGCAGATATTGATAAGCTTCCCTCATATAAACTCCTTGCACAGCGTGCAAAAACCATCAGAAAAATTAGCTGA
- a CDS encoding carboxymuconolactone decarboxylase family protein has product MNQEQEFNNFSEAALHDYKEGLGVFTEKMPQIAKKYKEFTEACFKEGELSQKEKQMIALGISIYSQDEYCIIYHTKGCLDQGCSEKEILETVGVTAAFGGGAAMSQAVTLVQECIHDLSQLKQ; this is encoded by the coding sequence TTGAATCAGGAACAGGAATTTAATAATTTCTCAGAAGCGGCGTTGCATGACTACAAAGAAGGTCTAGGTGTCTTTACTGAGAAAATGCCTCAAATCGCAAAGAAGTATAAGGAGTTTACAGAGGCCTGTTTTAAAGAAGGGGAATTGAGTCAGAAAGAGAAACAGATGATTGCTCTTGGGATTTCAATTTATTCTCAGGACGAATACTGCATTATTTATCATACAAAAGGGTGTTTGGATCAGGGATGTTCAGAAAAAGAAATCTTGGAGACAGTTGGCGTTACAGCAGCGTTCGGCGGTGGGGCTGCAATGAGTCAAGCAGTAACGCTTGTACAGGAGTGTATTCACGATCTCAGTCAATTGAAACAGTAA
- a CDS encoding methionine ABC transporter ATP-binding protein, which translates to MIELKSIKKTFFAKSGKVEAVKDVNLSIKKGEIFGVIGYSGAGKSTLIRMLNLLERPTEGTVTVAGNNLSSLKEKELRSARQDIGMIFQHFNILWSRTVRENIAFPLEISGVGKEKRSKRVEELIKLVGLEGRENAYPSQLSGGQKQRVGIARALANNPKVLLCDEATSALDPKTTDSILELLTEINQKLGLTIVLITHEMHVIRKICHRVAVMESGRVVEEGSVLEVFHHPQEPITKDFVNQLSEPEEMKESIAHLAEDAAGELVQFTFLKGKTGSPLVTELVRRYEIEVNIIQGKISHTQDGPYGKLSVFLKGEQAVIDEALRYVRSQGVEAEVITNG; encoded by the coding sequence GTGATTGAGCTAAAAAGTATCAAGAAAACGTTCTTCGCTAAATCAGGAAAGGTTGAGGCAGTTAAGGACGTGAATCTTTCAATAAAAAAAGGCGAAATATTCGGTGTGATTGGATACAGTGGTGCAGGTAAGAGCACACTTATACGAATGCTTAATCTTCTTGAGAGACCAACTGAAGGTACTGTTACAGTAGCTGGAAATAACTTGTCATCTTTAAAAGAAAAAGAGCTTCGATCAGCTAGACAAGATATAGGGATGATCTTTCAGCATTTTAACATTCTCTGGTCACGCACGGTGCGCGAAAACATTGCTTTCCCGCTTGAAATCTCAGGGGTTGGAAAGGAAAAGCGCAGTAAGCGAGTAGAAGAACTAATTAAACTTGTAGGGTTAGAAGGAAGAGAGAATGCTTACCCATCTCAATTGAGTGGGGGACAAAAGCAGCGTGTAGGGATTGCGAGGGCGCTTGCGAATAATCCAAAAGTTCTCCTTTGTGACGAGGCAACCTCAGCACTTGATCCTAAGACAACCGACAGTATTCTAGAGTTGTTAACTGAGATCAATCAAAAACTGGGATTAACTATCGTTTTGATTACACATGAAATGCACGTCATTCGGAAGATCTGCCATCGAGTTGCAGTCATGGAGAGTGGGCGTGTAGTGGAAGAAGGATCAGTACTAGAAGTGTTTCATCATCCACAGGAACCCATTACGAAAGACTTCGTAAATCAACTAAGTGAACCAGAGGAAATGAAGGAATCGATTGCACATCTGGCGGAGGATGCCGCTGGAGAACTTGTTCAGTTTACGTTCCTGAAAGGAAAGACAGGCTCACCGCTCGTGACTGAATTGGTTCGGAGGTATGAGATCGAAGTGAATATTATTCAAGGGAAAATTTCTCATACTCAGGATGGTCCTTACGGAAAGCTTTCTGTCTTCCTGAAGGGTGAGCAGGCTGTCATAGATGAAGCTCTTCGATATGTACGCAGCCAGGGAGTCGAAGCGGAGGTGATTACGAATGGCTGA
- the leuB gene encoding 3-isopropylmalate dehydrogenase, which yields MKRKVAVLPGDGIGKEVMEGTMKVLNAVADRFGHTFEFHKARIGGAAIDEDGQPLPDETLRICKESDAVLLGAVGGPQWENLPGHLRPERGLLGIRKELGLFANLRPVTAFDSLLDASPLKADRIKGVDMLIVRELTGGLYFGTPSERRKDGNEVVDTLHYTRSEIERIVDQGFEAAKKRRQKLTSVDKANVLESSRMWREIVEEKSKAYPEVEVEHMLVDAAAMKLVQHPAYFDVIVTENLFGDILSDEASMITGSLGMLPSASLRSDGYGMYEPVHGSAPDIAGKNLANPLAMILSGAMMLKYSFQMYEEADAIEKAVKEVLDAGYFTSDIAGRGANALSTDRMVKQVIFQLEEDNATAGIMEAYA from the coding sequence ATGAAGAGAAAAGTTGCGGTATTACCCGGTGATGGAATTGGCAAAGAAGTAATGGAGGGAACGATGAAGGTTCTCAATGCCGTGGCAGATCGATTTGGCCATACGTTTGAATTTCATAAAGCGAGGATCGGAGGGGCAGCTATTGATGAAGATGGCCAGCCTCTACCAGATGAAACGCTTCGCATCTGTAAAGAAAGCGATGCTGTTCTTTTAGGTGCTGTAGGTGGTCCTCAGTGGGAAAACCTTCCCGGTCATCTTCGTCCTGAACGAGGTCTTCTTGGTATTCGAAAGGAGCTTGGCTTATTTGCGAACCTTCGTCCTGTTACTGCCTTTGATAGTTTATTAGACGCCTCTCCGCTTAAAGCGGATCGAATCAAAGGTGTTGATATGTTGATCGTAAGAGAGCTAACAGGAGGATTATACTTCGGTACCCCGAGTGAACGCCGAAAAGATGGTAACGAAGTTGTTGATACGCTTCATTATACAAGATCTGAAATTGAGCGCATTGTCGATCAGGGCTTTGAAGCAGCAAAGAAAAGACGTCAGAAGCTAACAAGTGTCGACAAAGCTAATGTTCTTGAATCCAGTCGAATGTGGCGTGAGATTGTGGAAGAAAAATCCAAGGCGTATCCTGAGGTAGAAGTGGAGCATATGCTTGTTGATGCTGCAGCAATGAAACTGGTTCAGCATCCAGCATACTTTGATGTGATTGTAACGGAAAATCTTTTTGGAGATATTCTTAGTGACGAAGCTTCTATGATTACAGGCTCACTTGGAATGCTGCCTTCTGCTAGCTTACGTAGTGATGGATATGGGATGTATGAGCCAGTTCATGGATCAGCGCCTGACATCGCAGGAAAGAATCTTGCCAACCCGCTTGCCATGATTTTATCGGGAGCGATGATGCTAAAGTACTCTTTCCAAATGTATGAAGAAGCGGATGCTATTGAGAAAGCCGTGAAGGAAGTACTTGATGCCGGTTATTTCACAAGTGACATTGCTGGCAGAGGAGCAAACGCGCTAAGTACAGATAGAATGGTCAAACAAGTAATTTTTCAACTAGAAGAAGATAATGCGACTGCAGGAATTATGGAGGCATATGCCTAA
- the leuD gene encoding 3-isopropylmalate dehydratase small subunit: MEPINEYTGVVYPLEKVNVDTDQIIPKQFLKRIERQGFGQFLFYNWRFDDDGNPRSDFNLNEDQYRDATILVAGKNFGCGSSREHAPWALLDYGFRVVIAPSFADIFYNNCVKNGILPIALPQETITELFSKSKNGYQLSVQLEQQQVSDGNGLSASFEIDPYWKEMLLNGWDEVSRTLSLEEKISQYEEKQYVGE, encoded by the coding sequence CTGGAACCAATTAATGAATATACAGGTGTGGTTTACCCTCTTGAGAAGGTAAATGTAGATACAGATCAGATTATTCCAAAGCAATTCTTGAAGCGGATCGAACGTCAGGGATTCGGTCAGTTTCTTTTCTACAACTGGCGATTCGATGACGATGGCAATCCCCGCTCAGACTTCAATTTAAATGAAGACCAGTATAGGGATGCTACGATTCTAGTAGCCGGTAAAAATTTCGGCTGCGGCTCCTCACGAGAGCATGCGCCATGGGCTCTGCTTGATTATGGATTCAGAGTTGTTATCGCCCCAAGCTTTGCTGATATTTTCTATAATAACTGTGTGAAAAACGGAATCCTTCCGATTGCGCTTCCTCAGGAAACGATCACAGAACTTTTTTCGAAGTCGAAAAATGGGTACCAGCTCAGTGTTCAGCTAGAGCAACAGCAAGTCAGTGATGGAAATGGACTTTCGGCTTCATTTGAAATCGATCCTTACTGGAAAGAAATGCTCTTAAACGGTTGGGATGAAGTATCTCGTACACTGTCACTTGAAGAGAAAATCAGTCAATATGAAGAAAAACAATATGTGGGAGAGTGA
- the sufC gene encoding Fe-S cluster assembly ATPase SufC: MAASTLKIENLHVSIEGKEIIKGLNLEINGGEIHAVMGPNGTGKSTLASAIMGHPKYEITEGSVFLDNEDVLEMEVDERAKAGLFLAMQYPSEVSGVTNADFLRSAINARREEGDEISLMKFIKKLDGKMAELDMGEEFAQRYLNEGFSGGEKKRNEILQLMMLEPKIAVLDEIDSGLDIDALKVVSKGVNAMRNEDFGCLIITHYQRLLNYITPDKVHVMMQGRIVKSGGAELAQRLESEGYEWIKQELGIKDETVGQEA, encoded by the coding sequence ATGGCAGCATCAACTCTAAAGATTGAAAATCTTCATGTTTCCATTGAGGGAAAAGAGATTATCAAAGGATTAAACCTTGAAATAAATGGTGGCGAAATCCACGCAGTAATGGGACCGAATGGTACGGGGAAATCTACCCTTGCATCAGCTATTATGGGTCATCCGAAATACGAAATCACAGAAGGCAGTGTCTTCCTTGATAATGAAGATGTGCTCGAGATGGAAGTTGATGAGCGTGCGAAAGCTGGACTCTTCCTTGCGATGCAGTACCCAAGTGAAGTAAGTGGCGTAACAAACGCTGATTTCCTTCGTTCTGCAATCAATGCTCGTCGTGAAGAAGGCGATGAAATTTCTTTAATGAAATTCATCAAAAAGCTTGACGGGAAAATGGCGGAACTTGATATGGGTGAAGAATTTGCTCAGCGTTACCTGAACGAAGGTTTCTCTGGTGGTGAGAAGAAACGTAATGAAATTCTTCAGCTTATGATGCTTGAACCAAAAATCGCCGTTCTAGACGAAATTGACTCCGGTCTTGATATTGACGCACTTAAAGTTGTTTCTAAAGGAGTCAACGCAATGCGTAACGAAGACTTCGGCTGTTTGATTATTACTCACTATCAGCGTCTATTGAACTACATTACACCTGATAAAGTGCACGTAATGATGCAGGGACGTATTGTGAAATCTGGTGGAGCAGAACTGGCACAACGTCTTGAGTCAGAAGGTTATGAATGGATTAAGCAAGAACTTGGAATTAAAGACGAAACAGTTGGTCAAGAAGCGTAA